The following proteins come from a genomic window of Lolium rigidum isolate FL_2022 chromosome 5, APGP_CSIRO_Lrig_0.1, whole genome shotgun sequence:
- the LOC124657595 gene encoding enoyl-[acyl-carrier-protein] reductase, mitochondrial-like, with amino-acid sequence MYDQYGEPDKVLRLADVGPVELGARDVCVKMLAAPINPSDINSIEGVYPNKPTVPGAVGGIEGVGQVLAVGPAVTASLSPGDWVIAFPHTAMGTWQTYAVKPQELWHKVRNDVPMEYAATVTVNPLSALVLLQCFTKLNPGDTIVQNGATSIVGQCVIQLAKAQGLRTINIIRDRPGSEQAKQRLTQLGAHLVFTESQLRVKNVKNLLGTLPEPALGFDCVGGNAASLTMRVLRKGGTMVTYGGMSKEHVNVSTSSFIFKDLSFKGFWLWNWVNSDKVVDCKKMIDYLLDLVKEGKLTYQTELTPFRDFGLALDKAQGKLGAQPKQVVSFWDKAKL; translated from the exons ATGTACGACCAATACGGCGAGCCGGACAAGGTTCTGAG GTTGGCGGATGTTGGGCCAGTGGAGCTTGGGGCGAGGGACGTGTGCGTCAAGATGCTGGCCGCCCCCATCAACCCCTCCGACATCAACAGCATCGAGGGCGTCTACCCCAACAAGCCTACCGTTCCCGGCGCCGTCGGCGGAATCGAGGGCGTCGGACAGGTCCTAGCCGTCGGTCCGGCCGTCACCGCCTCCCTCTCCCCCGGCGACTGGGTCATCGCTTTCCCGCACACCGCCATGG GAACCTGGCAAACCTACGCTGTGAAACCGCAAGAGCTGTGGCACAAGGTCCGCAACGATGTGCCCATGGaatacgccgccaccgtcacagTCAACCCCTTGTCAGCACTGGTGCTGCTGCAATGCTTCACCAAACTGAATCCTG GTGATACCATTGTCCAGAACGGTGCCACCAGCATTGTTGGTCAGTGCGTTATTCAGCTCGCTAAAGCGCAAGGACTTCGCACCATCAACATCATCAGGGACAG GCCTGGGTCCGAACAAGCCAAACAAAGACTTACACAGCTTGGTGCACATCTGGTGTTCACCGAAAGCCAGCTACGTGTAAAGAATGTCAAGAATTTACTG GGTACATTACCAGAACCAGCGTTGGGGTTTGACTGCGTTGGAGGAAACGCCGCATCTTTGACAATGAGGGTCTTAAG GAAAGGAGGCACCATGGTGACGTACGGTGGGATGTCCAAGGAACATGTGAATGTTTCCACTTCATCTTTCATTTTTAAG GATCTATCCTTCAAAGGGTTCTGGCTATGGAATTGGGTGAATTCAGACAAGGTTGTAGATTGCAAGAAAATGATAGACTACCTCTTGGACCTGGTGAAGGAAGGCAAGCTAACATATCA GACGGAGTTGACTCCCTTCCGTGATTTCGGATTGGCACTCGATAAGGCACAAGGTAAACTGGGAGCCCAACCAAAGCAGGTTGTCAGTTTTTGGGACAAGGCTAAGTTGTAA